The nucleotide window GTCAAAGTCAAGAGTTGAGGCTAGCTATAGTATTTAAACTTTTTCTTACGTGGGAAATGAAGTGAGTACTTAATTAGGGTAATGAAATATCAATGCATGCATGTTATTTAATATTCAGAATATGCCGGTGGGAATTGAAGACATACATTGCTATTGGTAGCTGGTACTTACGTAAATCCAAAGATAATAAGCTGACTATGAGAAAGGAAAAACAATGTAACATTGACCCGTAAATTGATATCATAAATTAAATAGTCAAATTCATAAAAATCAAAGATGGAGCTAGTAGCAGCTTTCCTTGACAATAGTGGAAATTACAGAAATTGATCAATCTACAAGAATCAAGAAACGGAGGTATGGACAAGAGCAACAGAATGAAAGAATTAATCAATGAATTAAAAGTGTAgtagtagctagctagctagctagctgctTAGGTAATCATTGACCATATGAATGTGTCGATCGATTAGTATTCTGGTAGTCCCTTGATGAACTTGAACATTGAAGGAGAGATTGAACCGCAAAGAGTACTCGGAGAGATCTGTGAGCTCGAATCCGGAAATCTGTAAAGCGGGCGAGGTGAGCAgaggaagtgatgatgatccgTCGAAGTCGGCGTAAACATTGGAATATCTGCAAAATATGGATACTGATTTTGCTGCTGCATTGGGCTAAAGCCACTTAAAGTGCGATTTGGACCTGCTGATGATGCTTTAAAACAGGAACTGTCAGCTCGAACATCACCGCCAACATTAATATTCTCCCCATGAAGATGATCATCACCACCCCCACTAATTTCATCTGTCACACCAGAAGAGGTTTCATTATCATTAATACACCTGTGGATGATGGTACTATCCTCAACTTGACGAGCATGTAGGGTTTTGTGAGCAGCTTCGTTATGAGTTTGGTCTTCTTTAACGACGTGTTCTTCATCGGACCGTGAGAGGCCGGTGAGCTTTTGGACCAAAGCCATGAAATCGTGGGGTCGTGTGTGGATGACTTTTGGAGACTGAGTGTAAATGATGACCGGATGGTGCCGCTGTTGTTGCTGTTGATGATATCCATGAGCTCCGGCCATGCGAGAAGGCTGTTGTTTATGA belongs to Rosa chinensis cultivar Old Blush chromosome 4, RchiOBHm-V2, whole genome shotgun sequence and includes:
- the LOC112198345 gene encoding VQ motif-containing protein 20 is translated as MNSVKTFHENEQRSVARKETMISGNRPSPLKINRDSYLIHKQQPSRMAGAHGYHQQQQQRHHPVIIYTQSPKVIHTRPHDFMALVQKLTGLSRSDEEHVVKEDQTHNEAAHKTLHARQVEDSTIIHRCINDNETSSGVTDEISGGGDDHLHGENINVGGDVRADSSCFKASSAGPNRTLSGFSPMQQQNQYPYFADIPMFTPTSTDHHHFLCSPRPLYRFPDSSSQISPSTLCGSISPSMFKFIKGLPEY